One segment of Brassica napus cultivar Da-Ae chromosome C3, Da-Ae, whole genome shotgun sequence DNA contains the following:
- the LOC106394419 gene encoding sec-independent protein translocase protein TATB, chloroplastic-like, producing the protein MKCVSLLQSYTRKLVIHLGSCCPMAMAFQIIASSCSSSPTITQSHLLSFPPLQPSCKASSFKLSSWASLLGSSSRFSPYIGLKHMGISISPKSSNPEKKRRCSKGLVIRASLFGVGAPEALVIGVVALLVFGPKGLAEVARTLGKTLRTFQPTIRELQDVSRDFKSTLEREIGLDEISTPDVYNQNRMNTARSPPPSVRNIEDPLTASEPNDAQSQKAYTTEDYLKITEEQLKASSLGKSQTEGQTQTQERAVQSQPEVTLRETMAASPPRQD; encoded by the exons ATGAAGTGCGTGAGTTTGCTTCAAAGCTACACACGAAAACTTGTAATACACTTGGGAAGCTGCTGCCCAATGGCCATGGCCTTTCAGATTATAGCTTCTTCTTGTTCATCTTCACCAACGATTACACAATCTCACCTTCTCTCTTTCCCTCCTCTGCAACCTTCCTGTAAAGCTTCGAGCTTTAAGCTCTCCTCATGGGCTTCTCTCCTGGGTTCTTCTTCTCGTTTCTCTCCCTACATTGGCTTAAAGCATATGGGCATCTCCATCTCCCCGAAATCTTCAAACCCAG agaagaagagaagatgtAGTAAGGGTTTAGTGATTCGTGCGTCTTTGTTTGGCGTTGGAGCACCTGAGGCTTTGGTTATTGGTGTTGTCGCTTTGTTAGTCTTTGGTCCTAAAGGCCTTGCAGAG GTAGCTAGAACTCTTGGGAAAACACTGCGTACATTTCAGCCCACCATTAGAGAGCTACAG GATGTTTCAAGAGATTTCAAAAGCACCCTTGAGCGTGAAATTGGACTCGATGAAATCTCAACGCCAGATGTGTACAACCAGAACAGAATGAACACTGCTCGCTCTCCTCCACCATCTGTTAGAAACATTGAAGATCCTTTGACTGCAAGTGAGCCCA ATGATGCTCAATCACAAAAAGCTTACACAACCGAGGATTACCTCAAGATCACTGAAGAGCAGCTCAAAGCTTCGTCTCTTGGTAAAAGCCAAACAGAGGGTCAAACTCAGACTCAAGAACGTGCTGTACAAAGCCAACCTGAAG TTACATTGAGAGAGACCATGGCTGCATCTCCTCCAAGGCAAGATTGA